A segment of the Nitrospiraceae bacterium genome:
GATATGCAGCCCCTCAGCCGTTTCTACGATTCCTGTAATCTGCCCCACCGGCACCGAGGTGAGCGCCTGCTCCAGTGCCGGAATCAGTTCCCCCTGCCTAACCAGTCCTAACCGCCCGCCGCGCGAAGCGTCTGCGCCATCGGAAAAACGCAGCGCCAGATCTTCAAAGGGTTCGCCTTGTTTGAGCGTCGCGAGGAGGGCTTCGGCCCGTCCCTGCGCGACGGAGAGGCCGTCCGGTGTCCGCGGTTTAATGAGAATTTGACTCAACTGGTACTCTTCGGGGTAGGCGAAACGATCCTGGTGCTCCTCGTAGTACCGCTTCATTTCCGAATCGGCGACCATAATCAGGCCTCGAACTTCCCGGTCGACGACACGCATCAACGTCAGCTGTTCACGGACGCTTCTGGTGGTGTTGGGGTCTGCCTGGTTGAGGGTTTCGCCCTGCTTCTTCATTTCCTGCACGGCCTGCGTGACTTCCTGGTCGGATACCTCTACGCCCT
Coding sequences within it:
- a CDS encoding peptidyl-prolyl cis-trans isomerase; protein product: MRPTSLQSLSRPALAGLCLYVWAGLFPAGPVDAAKLEDRIVAVVNTDLIMLSELKRDLLPDQERLRKLYSGEDLERRLKTAEAMAVTKMIERKLQLQAAKNKGVEVSDQEVTQAVQEMKKQGETLNQADPNTTRSVREQLTLMRVVDREVRGLIMVADSEMKRYYEEHQDRFAYPEEYQLSQILIKPRTPDGLSVAQGRAEALLATLKQGEPFEDLALRFSDGADASRGGRLGLVRQGELIPALEQALTSVPVGQITGIVETAEGLHIVRVDDKKPRQFRPFEQVKAEIQSLVFQQKTEDQYQIWMADLKNKAYIEIKF